The Actinocorallia herbida DNA window GGGACGCGACGCCCCGGTAGTCCCGAGGCGGCACGCTGGCGGCGAACTCGCCCTCGGACCGCCGGTAGTACTTCGCCGGACGGCCCGCCCCCGGCCCCGCGCGGCCCTCCGGCCTGCGGAAGACCGCGTCGAGGAGCCCCCCCTCGACCAGCTTGTCCAGATGGAAGGCGGCGAGCGTACGGGAGATCCCCGCGGCCGCCGAGCCCTCGTTCCGGTCCACGTCGGCCCCGGCGCCCGCGACGAACTCGTACAGGCGGCGCCGGACGGGGTCCTGGAGGAGGGCGATCGCTTCGATGTCCACACCGGAGATTCTAAAACCAATCGTGATTGACCCAGCCTTGTGGTGAACCTACAAAGGCCCATGGGTCAGCTTGGTCGATGATCTGTAAGGCCATGCGGCCTCTTCCCTGGCAAACTCGGGTCTCAGGATGGAACGCCGTTCGCCAGCCAACGAACGTCGTTTGTGCGATCTATACGGGAGACAGCATGCGTGAAGCCGTCGTCACCGGCCTCGGCGCGACCACCCCGCTGGGCGGTGACCTGCCCTCGACGTGGGCGGCGCTGCTCGCGGGCAAGTCGGGCGTGACCCTCATCGAGGACGAGTGGGCCGCCGAGATTCCCTCGAGGATCGCCGGACGGCTGCTCGTCGAGCCGACCGAGTCGATCCCCCGGCACGAGGCCCGCCGCCTCGACCGCGTCGAGCAGATGGCCCTGGTCGCCTCCCGCGAGGCCTGGAAGGACGCGGGCGAGCCCGAGGTCGACCCGGTGCGCCTGGCCGTCGTGATCGGCACCGGCATCGGCGGCGCGATCACCATGCTCGAGCAGTACGAGATGATCCTCGACGGCAAGGCCCGCAGGGTCTCGCCGAACACGATCCCGATGCTCATGCCGAACGGGCCGTCCGCCTACGTCAGCATGGAGCTGGGCGCCAAGGGCGGCGCGCGGACCCCGGTGAGCGCCTGCGCCGCGGGGGCCGAGGCGATCGCCTTCGCCGCCGACCTCATCCGGCTGAACAAGGCCGACGTCGTCGTGACCGGTGGCGCCGAGGCCTGCGTCCACCACCTGACGATGACCGCGTTCGCCCAGATGCGGGCGCTGTCGACCCGCAACGACTCCCCCGCGACCGCCTCCCGCCCCTTCGACGTGACCCGCGACGGGTTCGTCATGGGCGAGGGCGCGGCCGTGATCGTCCTGGAGAGCGAGGAGTTCGCCAAGGCGCGCGGCGCCCGCATCCACGGCCGGGTCGCCGGCTCCGGGATCACCTCGAGCGCGGCGCACATCACCGCGTCCGACCCCGAGGGCCAGACCCGCGCGATCGGCATGGCGCTCACCGACGCCGGGCTCACCCCGCTGGACATCGACCACGTCCACGCGCACGCCACGTCGACCCCGCAGGGCGACGTCGCCGAGGCCGAGGCGATCGCGACGGCGCTCGGCACCCACCCGGTCGTCACCGCCACCAAGTCGATGACCGGCCACCTCATCGGCGCGAGCGGCGCGCTCGGCGCGATGAGCGCGATGCTCTCGGTCCGCGACGGGATCATCCCGGCCGTGCTGAACCTGAACGAGATCGACCCGGAGATCAAGGTGGACGTCGCCGTCGGCGCGCCCCGCGAGACGCAGGTCCGCGCGGCCGTCGCCAACAGCTTCGGCTTCGGCGGCCACAACGTCTCCCTGGTCTTCACCCCCTGACACCCGGACTCCCGGGGCCTCCGCGCGCCCCGGGAACCCACGCGCGAGGGCCCGCCGCAGCACGCGGCGGGCCCTTCGCCGTTCCGGTGATGGCGGCCCTTGGGCTGGAAGTCCTCGTAGACGATGGTGCCGAGCGCGGCGAGGACGCCGAGCGCGGTGGTGGCGGCCTCCGGCGTCACGGCGGAACCGCGGGTCGTCCGCCATGCGCGTGTCAGTGCGGCGTCGCGTCGGGCGCGGCCTCGGCGAGGCGGTTGATGTCGGGGTTGCGCAGGATCTTGGGGCCGTCGCCGTCCAGGCGGGTGACGGCGAGCATGGCGCTCCCCACGGCGTCGCTGGTGGTGACCCAGCGGGGGAAGACCCGCCGCAGGAGCGGGTACAGGCCGCCGGTGAGGCGGTACAGGATCCGATAGAGCGGGGTCTTCGAGGTCGCGCCGCCGACCGGCTGGATGTAGCCGGGGCGGAACATGTACGCGGGCATCGGCATGGCGAGCAGGTCGTTCTCGGTGCGGCCCTTGACGCGGGCCCACATCTGGCGGCTCTTGCCGGTGGAGTCGGTGCCCTCGCCGGAGACGTAGACGAAGGTCAGCGCGGGGCTCGCGGCGTGCAGCGCGCGGGCCGCGGCGAGGGCGTAGTCGTAGGTGACCCGGGTGTACTCCGTCTCCCCGAGTCCCGCGGCGGAGACGCCGAGGCAGTACAGGCAGGCGTCCAGCCCTTCGAACGCGTCCAGGACCGCGCTGTAGTCGGTGAAGTCGGTGTGCACGAGCTGCCGCACCTTGGGATGCGCCTCGGGCAGCGGGGCCCGGACGACGGCGACGACCTCGGTGACGTCGTCGTCGCGGAGGCAGGCGCGCAGCGCGCCGTGCCCGACCATTCCAGACGCTCCGAAGACGATGACGCGCATGGGTGCTCCTCAGGCTGCGGGACTCAGGGGGCGGCGAAGGAGGAGGGTCCGAGCGGCGCCGGACACCATGATCCCAGCCGCGCGCCGCTCAGGGGAGCCGACGGGCAGGGGTGACGTGGTGGAGGTGGAGGAGGACGTCGAACCAGTCGGCCGGCGCGCCGCCGGTCATGTGGTGGGCCGCGTCGTTCGCGGGATCGTAGACGGGGCCGATGGCGCGGAACCGGGCCGTCCGGGCGAGCCAGGCGGCGACGGCGGGGGGACGGGACCCGCGCAGGTCGAGAAGGAAGTCACCGGGGCCGAGGTAGGACTCGAAGAGTTCGGGGGCGGCCTCCGGGACCCGGTGGTCGCCCGCCTCCGTGTACGAGGCGAGTTCACCCTCCCGGAAGGTCAGCCCGATCGAGACATAGCCGGATCCGAGGCGTTCACGGAGGAATCCGCCCGCGTTGGGCAGCGTGCGGGGCGGCGCGGGCGGGAAGCTCATGGCCCTTCCCGGACCGTTGGAGGAGTGCGAACTGGACGTCCACCACAGGACCTTCTCGCCGAGGTGCCCCTGCCACCAGGTGAGGTTCTCGGCGAAGCACCGTTCGAGGCAGGCCATGTGGTGCGGATCGTTCGGCGACGGGTCGTGGTCGTGGAACTCATGGAACTGGACGATGAGGGCGGCGTTCCACACCATCCGGGAGTCCGTCGTCAGCTCGGCCACCAGCGCGTGGGCGGCGCGGGCGCGGCGCGCCCAGGCCCCTCGGTCGGCGCCGCTCCGGACCCGGCCCACATAGGCCCAGGGGCCTTCGTCCGGGCCGGGACGGAGACCGGCGTAGAGATCCGCGACCTCCCGCGCGCGTGAAGGGGCGACGGTCCGCAGGTGGTCGACGATCTCGTCGTGCAGCGCGACGTCGAGGGCGTGCGGGGCCAGCCCGACCAGACGGACCGGGCGTTCCCGGTGGTCCCGGTTGAAGGCGCGCATCCAGGTGAGGAGGCCGAAGACCTCCTCGGTGGCGGTGAACGGCGGGGCCGCCTTCAGGAGGGCCCGCAGATCCCCTTCGCCGGTGCGGACGTACTCGTCGAGCCGGAGGCCGAACCCCCGGTCCACCTCGAACGCGACGGCCCGGAACCCGCCCTCCTCGACCAGGAGCCGCGCGATCCGCGTCTGGAGGTCGAACAGCTCGTGCGCGCCGCGCGTCCCGGCCCCGTAGCCGACGACCGACGCGTCGCCGACCATCGACAGCAGCGGCCGGAGGTCGTCGAGAGGGGCCGCAGGGTCCACCGAGGCCACCGGCCGCGACCGCTCCTCGATCCAGGCGAGGACGGCCGCGCGTTCTTCTCCCGTTTTCGTCATGGTCCGAGACTCGGACATCAAGCACGGTTCAGGTCAAGGCCCGCCGCGGCGTGCGGCGGATCACACCGTCTGAGCGACGGCGTTCCACGCCCCGCAAGCCCGACGACCTCGGCCGGGCCGGCTGGATCACGCATCCAGCAGGGTCGTAGCCATCAGCCGCAAGGTGACCGCCAGCCGTTCCCCCTCTCCCTTCTCCAGGAGTCGCAGAATGGGCTCATTGCCCAGCGTCGACAACAGGACGTGCGCCACCAGCTCGGCATCCAGCGAGGGGCGCAGCTCGGCGAGCAACATGCTGAGGTGGCCGTGCCAGAAGCGGTAGACAGGATGGTCGTCGTCCGCCCTGGGGTGCTGGGTGGTGGTGACGGCGTGGCCGAGGGCCGCGAGCAGGCCCTTGTTGCGGGCCACCACGTCCACGATGCCGTCGAGGAACGCGAGGAGACGCGACCGGGGGTCGGCGTCGGGGCCCAGCGGAGGCGGGCCGGAGACGACGGCATCGTGCAGGGCCAGCGCGCGGTCCTGGATCAGGGCCTGCATGAGGCCCATGCGGCTGCCGAAGCGGTGGAACACGGTGCCTTTGCCGACGCCCGCCGCCGCGGCGACCTGTTCCATGGAGATCTCTTCCGGGCGGTACCGGGCCAGGAGCTCCTCCGTGACGCGCAGGATCTCGCGGCGGTTGCGGGCCGCGTCGGCGCGTTCGCGTCTGACTTCCGTCATCGAGGAACCTCCTGGACAACTGGACCGGCGGTCCAGTACGTTCGTCACAAGTTGACTGGTGGTCCACTTTAGCCCGGGAAAGAGGGGTCGTCATGCGGCGCGTCCGCTACCACGAGTACGGGGGACCTGAG harbors:
- a CDS encoding beta-ketoacyl-[acyl-carrier-protein] synthase family protein, with protein sequence MREAVVTGLGATTPLGGDLPSTWAALLAGKSGVTLIEDEWAAEIPSRIAGRLLVEPTESIPRHEARRLDRVEQMALVASREAWKDAGEPEVDPVRLAVVIGTGIGGAITMLEQYEMILDGKARRVSPNTIPMLMPNGPSAYVSMELGAKGGARTPVSACAAGAEAIAFAADLIRLNKADVVVTGGAEACVHHLTMTAFAQMRALSTRNDSPATASRPFDVTRDGFVMGEGAAVIVLESEEFAKARGARIHGRVAGSGITSSAAHITASDPEGQTRAIGMALTDAGLTPLDIDHVHAHATSTPQGDVAEAEAIATALGTHPVVTATKSMTGHLIGASGALGAMSAMLSVRDGIIPAVLNLNEIDPEIKVDVAVGAPRETQVRAAVANSFGFGGHNVSLVFTP
- a CDS encoding NAD-dependent epimerase/dehydratase family protein — its product is MRVIVFGASGMVGHGALRACLRDDDVTEVVAVVRAPLPEAHPKVRQLVHTDFTDYSAVLDAFEGLDACLYCLGVSAAGLGETEYTRVTYDYALAAARALHAASPALTFVYVSGEGTDSTGKSRQMWARVKGRTENDLLAMPMPAYMFRPGYIQPVGGATSKTPLYRILYRLTGGLYPLLRRVFPRWVTTSDAVGSAMLAVTRLDGDGPKILRNPDINRLAEAAPDATPH
- a CDS encoding erythromycin esterase family protein, translating into MTKTGEERAAVLAWIEERSRPVASVDPAAPLDDLRPLLSMVGDASVVGYGAGTRGAHELFDLQTRIARLLVEEGGFRAVAFEVDRGFGLRLDEYVRTGEGDLRALLKAAPPFTATEEVFGLLTWMRAFNRDHRERPVRLVGLAPHALDVALHDEIVDHLRTVAPSRAREVADLYAGLRPGPDEGPWAYVGRVRSGADRGAWARRARAAHALVAELTTDSRMVWNAALIVQFHEFHDHDPSPNDPHHMACLERCFAENLTWWQGHLGEKVLWWTSSSHSSNGPGRAMSFPPAPPRTLPNAGGFLRERLGSGYVSIGLTFREGELASYTEAGDHRVPEAAPELFESYLGPGDFLLDLRGSRPPAVAAWLARTARFRAIGPVYDPANDAAHHMTGGAPADWFDVLLHLHHVTPARRLP
- a CDS encoding TetR/AcrR family transcriptional regulator is translated as MTEVRRERADAARNRREILRVTEELLARYRPEEISMEQVAAAAGVGKGTVFHRFGSRMGLMQALIQDRALALHDAVVSGPPPLGPDADPRSRLLAFLDGIVDVVARNKGLLAALGHAVTTTQHPRADDDHPVYRFWHGHLSMLLAELRPSLDAELVAHVLLSTLGNEPILRLLEKGEGERLAVTLRLMATTLLDA